A stretch of the Euleptes europaea isolate rEulEur1 chromosome 14, rEulEur1.hap1, whole genome shotgun sequence genome encodes the following:
- the TBC1D13 gene encoding TBC1 domain family member 13 isoform X1, translating into MSSLHKSRIAEFQEILSEPKIVLQKLRKLCFSGIPFDSGLRCLCWKILLNYLPVERALWSSLLKKQRELYAQFLKEMIIQPGIAKANLGVFREDVTLEDHPLNPNPDSRWNTYFKDNEVLLQIDKDVRRLYPDMAFFQRPTEYPCLLILDPQNEFETLRKRVEQTTLKSQTVARNRSGVTNVSSPHKTSAPHSLSEYEVLPNGCEAHWEVVERILFIYAKLNPGIAYVQGMNEIVGPLYYTFATDSNSDWKEHAEADTFFCFTNLMSEIRDNFIKSLDDSQCGITYKMEKVYSTLKEKDMELYMKLQEQNIKPQFFAFRWLTLLLSQEFLLPDVIRIWDSLFADDSRFDFLLLVCCAMLMLIRDHLLEGDFTLNMRLLQDYPISDVHLILKKAKDLQDSK; encoded by the exons GATTGCAGAATTTCAGGAGATCCTTAGTGAACCCAAGATTGTGCTGCAGAAGCTCCGCAAACTTTGCTTTAGCG GGATTCCTTTTGACAGTGGATTGCGCTGTCTCTGCTGGAAG ATCCTCTTGAACTACCTCCCTGTGGAGAGGGCCTTATGGAGTTCCCTACTGAAAAAGCAGAG AGAGTTGTATGCCCAGTTCTTGAAGGAAATGATTATACAGCCTGGAATAGCCAAAGCCAACCTTGGGGTCTTCAGGGAAGACGTAACCTTAGAAGACCAC CCACTGAACCCGAATCCAGACAGCCGGTGGAACACTTACTTCAAGGACAATGAGGTGCTGCTGCAGATAGACAAGGATGtcag GAGACTATACCCTGATATGGCATTCTTCCAACGCCCAACCGAGTACCCCTGCCTGTTGATCCTGGACCCCCAGAATGAGTTTGAGACCCTTCGCAAGCGAGTGGAGCAGACCACACTCAAGTCACAGACAGTGGCACGAAACCGGAGCGGTGTCACCAAT GTGAGTTCCCCTCATAAAACATCAGCGCCTCATTCACTGAGTGAGTATGAAGTTCTGCCCAATGGCTGTGAGGCTCACTGGGAAGTGGTGGAGCGAATCTTATTCATCTATGCTAAGCTGAACCCTGGGATAGCCTATGTCCAAGGGATGAACGAAATAGTAGGGCCTCTTTACTACACTTTTGCTACAGACTCCAACAGTGACTGGAAAG AACATGCAGAAGCGGATACCTTCTTCTGTTTCACCAACCTCATGTCTGAGATCAGGGATAACTTTATCAAAAGTCTGGATGACTCCCAATGTGGCATCACCTACAAAATGGAGAAGGTCTACTCCACTTTGAAAGAGAAAGATATGGAGCTTTACATGAAATTG CAAGAGCAGAACATCAAGCCCCAGTTCTTCGCCTTCCGCTGGCTGACGCTGCTGCTGTCCCAAGAGTTCCTGTTGCCAGATGTCATCCGCATCTGGGATTCCCTCTTTGCCGACGACAGTCGTTTCGACTTCCTGCTGCTAGTCTGTTGCGCCATGTTGAT GCTCATTCGGGACCACTTACTGGAAGGAGATTTCACTTTGAACATGCGACTTCTACAG GATTACCCCATCTCAGATGTTCATCTGATTTTGAAGAAGGCAAAAGACCTTCAAGATTCCAAGTAG
- the TBC1D13 gene encoding TBC1 domain family member 13 isoform X2, with translation MSSLHKSRIAEFQEILSEPKIVLQKLRKLCFSGIPFDSGLRCLCWKILLNYLPVERALWSSLLKKQRELYAQFLKEMIIQPGIAKANLGVFREDVTLEDHPLNPNPDSRWNTYFKDNEVLLQIDKDVRRLYPDMAFFQRPTEYPCLLILDPQNEFETLRKRVEQTTLKSQTVARNRSGVTNVSSPHKTSAPHSLSEYEVLPNGCEAHWEVVERILFIYAKLNPGIAYVQGMNEIVGPLYYTFATDSNSDWKEHAEADTFFCFTNLMSEIRDNFIKSLDDSQCGITYKMEKVYSTLKEKDMELYMKLQEQNIKPQFFAFRWLTLLLSQEFLLPDVIRIWDSLFADDSRFDFLLLVCCAMLMITPSQMFI, from the exons GATTGCAGAATTTCAGGAGATCCTTAGTGAACCCAAGATTGTGCTGCAGAAGCTCCGCAAACTTTGCTTTAGCG GGATTCCTTTTGACAGTGGATTGCGCTGTCTCTGCTGGAAG ATCCTCTTGAACTACCTCCCTGTGGAGAGGGCCTTATGGAGTTCCCTACTGAAAAAGCAGAG AGAGTTGTATGCCCAGTTCTTGAAGGAAATGATTATACAGCCTGGAATAGCCAAAGCCAACCTTGGGGTCTTCAGGGAAGACGTAACCTTAGAAGACCAC CCACTGAACCCGAATCCAGACAGCCGGTGGAACACTTACTTCAAGGACAATGAGGTGCTGCTGCAGATAGACAAGGATGtcag GAGACTATACCCTGATATGGCATTCTTCCAACGCCCAACCGAGTACCCCTGCCTGTTGATCCTGGACCCCCAGAATGAGTTTGAGACCCTTCGCAAGCGAGTGGAGCAGACCACACTCAAGTCACAGACAGTGGCACGAAACCGGAGCGGTGTCACCAAT GTGAGTTCCCCTCATAAAACATCAGCGCCTCATTCACTGAGTGAGTATGAAGTTCTGCCCAATGGCTGTGAGGCTCACTGGGAAGTGGTGGAGCGAATCTTATTCATCTATGCTAAGCTGAACCCTGGGATAGCCTATGTCCAAGGGATGAACGAAATAGTAGGGCCTCTTTACTACACTTTTGCTACAGACTCCAACAGTGACTGGAAAG AACATGCAGAAGCGGATACCTTCTTCTGTTTCACCAACCTCATGTCTGAGATCAGGGATAACTTTATCAAAAGTCTGGATGACTCCCAATGTGGCATCACCTACAAAATGGAGAAGGTCTACTCCACTTTGAAAGAGAAAGATATGGAGCTTTACATGAAATTG CAAGAGCAGAACATCAAGCCCCAGTTCTTCGCCTTCCGCTGGCTGACGCTGCTGCTGTCCCAAGAGTTCCTGTTGCCAGATGTCATCCGCATCTGGGATTCCCTCTTTGCCGACGACAGTCGTTTCGACTTCCTGCTGCTAGTCTGTTGCGCCATGTTGAT GATTACCCCATCTCAGATGTTCATCTGA